One Pseudodesulfovibrio cashew DNA window includes the following coding sequences:
- a CDS encoding DUF922 domain-containing protein, protein MKRISILLLLILFATPAFAEVVEEEIKDYYSIAGVTRTEILRNLQRRAPYKQAGSFVPAFTQTDLKYQIRLKQQGGRCGVDKVTVFLNLTYKYPRLAQHQSTNTRLWWRDIIKHYTIHEEIHGAISRKWAKELDRTLLSLTDLNCETAWQTIKARASYINRQLQKEQQEYDRITEHGQKQYRYKGHL, encoded by the coding sequence ATGAAGCGTATTTCCATTTTACTCTTGCTCATCCTGTTTGCCACGCCGGCCTTTGCCGAGGTGGTCGAGGAAGAAATCAAGGACTACTACTCCATCGCCGGCGTTACCAGAACCGAGATTCTCAGGAACCTGCAGCGACGCGCCCCCTACAAGCAAGCCGGCTCCTTTGTCCCGGCCTTCACCCAAACAGATCTGAAGTACCAGATCCGGCTGAAGCAGCAAGGCGGACGTTGCGGGGTGGACAAGGTAACCGTTTTTCTCAACCTGACCTACAAGTATCCCCGCCTGGCCCAACACCAATCGACCAACACGCGCCTGTGGTGGCGAGACATCATCAAGCATTACACCATCCACGAAGAAATCCATGGTGCCATCTCCAGGAAATGGGCCAAAGAGCTTGACCGCACCCTGCTCTCTCTCACTGACCTAAATTGCGAAACCGCATGGCAGACCATCAAGGCAAGAGCCAGCTATATCAACCGCCAACTCCAAAAGGAGCAGCAGGAATACGACCGCATCACAGAGCATGGTCAGAAGCAATACCGCTACAAGGGCCACCTGTAA
- a CDS encoding PAS domain S-box protein: MFLLLPAEVQGYGSRHVLILHSYHSGMSWVDNLEKGIRDELLLPPNDEVIVHTEYMDTKRNRGQEFYDRLIRIYKEKYRNVDLDLILATDNNAFDFLLKHRDELFKGAPVVFGGVNNFTDDSITDITDFTGVAEIISFGETVETILRQFPDTKEIYVVNDYLKTGRAWHDSILKAQKPYEDKVKFTHNENLSIRALREKVLSMQPGSVVLLGVYYEDRNGEYLTYEKLGSQLTKDSPVPVYCLVRFNLRDNAIGGKLISGYHHGRQMSRLGRRILAGEKASDIPVVKIGGNAFIFNWLGMNKFGVSMEELPPDSVVINEPYSFYREYFALIWTGIALITVLFLLVVILSSTVLKLRRTRRELTYSERKYRSIFDNAAEGIFQSSLDGKILSANKSLAKMFGYDSPEDFETAVTDIKDDLYANSSERDEIMGMILQGKRITGHHVQMKHKKGWKLWASVNFRQATTQDGTVIVEGSLIDITERKLAEEELLRIRKYLANIIDSMPSLLVGVDLEGRITLMNRTAEKSTNIATMQAMGKNVVEILPWLAPYMSTIKDSIVEHVPWQTSKVPRHENGETRYENITVFPLSSDISKEAVIRIDNVSRSVQMERMMVQSEKMMSVGGLAAGMAHEINNPLAAVIGYAHNIKKRISAEGNKNRRVAEDCGVSLEAVCDYLRRRDVPTMLDGISESGERAARIVSNMLDFSRKNESTGTGSHNAAELLDEALKLATNVYDMQRQFDFRRIQVVREYESDLPDVTCDGNEITQVFLNLLKNGAEAMAEKEYGDDSPTFILRARTDNDLVLIEIEDNGPGMPEHVRRRVMEPFFTTKPVGRGTGLGLSVSYFIVTDLHKGSMEVRSEEGQWTRFIIGLPIQREDAA, from the coding sequence ATGTTTCTGCTTCTGCCGGCAGAAGTGCAGGGATACGGCTCCCGTCACGTTTTGATCCTGCACTCCTATCACTCCGGTATGTCCTGGGTTGACAACCTCGAGAAGGGCATACGCGATGAACTGCTCCTCCCACCCAATGACGAAGTAATAGTCCACACGGAATACATGGATACGAAGCGCAACCGGGGCCAGGAATTTTACGACCGGCTGATACGCATCTACAAGGAGAAGTACCGGAACGTTGACCTCGACCTGATCCTGGCAACGGACAACAACGCCTTTGATTTCCTCTTGAAGCACAGAGACGAACTGTTCAAGGGCGCTCCGGTGGTCTTTGGCGGAGTAAACAATTTCACCGACGACTCCATCACGGACATAACGGACTTCACCGGCGTGGCCGAAATCATCTCTTTCGGCGAAACCGTGGAGACCATACTCCGGCAATTCCCGGACACAAAAGAAATCTATGTGGTCAACGACTACCTCAAGACCGGACGGGCCTGGCATGACAGCATCCTGAAAGCCCAGAAACCGTACGAGGACAAAGTCAAGTTCACACACAATGAGAACCTGTCCATCAGGGCATTGAGAGAGAAAGTCCTGTCCATGCAGCCCGGCTCCGTGGTGCTGCTGGGCGTGTATTATGAGGATCGTAATGGTGAATATCTCACCTACGAAAAGCTGGGATCGCAGCTGACCAAGGACTCACCGGTCCCCGTCTATTGCCTGGTCCGTTTCAACCTGCGGGACAACGCCATCGGCGGTAAGCTCATCAGCGGCTACCATCATGGACGTCAGATGAGCAGACTTGGCAGACGCATTCTTGCCGGCGAAAAGGCCAGCGATATCCCGGTGGTCAAAATCGGTGGCAATGCCTTCATATTCAACTGGCTTGGCATGAATAAGTTTGGCGTTTCCATGGAGGAGCTGCCGCCTGACAGTGTGGTCATCAATGAACCCTACTCCTTCTACAGGGAATATTTCGCGCTGATCTGGACGGGCATTGCTCTGATTACCGTACTCTTCCTGCTTGTTGTTATTCTCTCCAGCACGGTGCTCAAATTGCGGCGCACAAGGCGGGAGCTGACCTACTCCGAACGCAAGTACCGATCCATTTTCGACAATGCGGCCGAAGGTATTTTCCAGTCTTCCCTCGATGGAAAGATATTGTCCGCCAACAAGTCGCTGGCAAAGATGTTCGGCTACGACTCTCCGGAAGACTTTGAAACTGCGGTCACAGACATCAAGGATGATCTTTACGCCAATTCCTCGGAACGCGATGAGATCATGGGGATGATCCTTCAGGGCAAACGAATTACCGGCCACCATGTGCAGATGAAACACAAAAAGGGGTGGAAGTTGTGGGCCAGCGTCAATTTCCGGCAAGCCACGACGCAGGACGGGACCGTCATCGTCGAGGGGTCACTCATCGACATAACCGAGCGAAAACTGGCCGAGGAGGAGCTGCTGCGCATACGCAAGTACCTGGCCAACATCATCGACTCCATGCCGTCCCTGCTCGTGGGCGTTGACCTGGAAGGACGCATAACCCTCATGAACCGCACAGCCGAAAAGAGCACCAACATAGCAACGATGCAGGCCATGGGTAAAAACGTTGTTGAAATACTTCCTTGGCTTGCACCTTATATGAGTACGATCAAAGACAGCATTGTGGAGCATGTGCCGTGGCAGACGTCCAAGGTTCCCCGTCATGAAAACGGGGAGACCCGATATGAAAATATCACGGTCTTCCCGCTGAGTTCGGACATCTCCAAGGAAGCCGTTATCCGTATCGACAACGTGTCCCGAAGCGTCCAGATGGAACGAATGATGGTCCAGTCCGAAAAGATGATGTCAGTGGGAGGGCTGGCTGCAGGCATGGCGCACGAAATCAACAACCCTCTTGCCGCAGTCATCGGGTATGCTCACAACATAAAGAAACGCATTTCGGCCGAAGGAAACAAAAATCGAAGAGTGGCAGAGGATTGCGGCGTTTCGCTCGAAGCGGTCTGTGACTATTTACGGAGAAGGGATGTTCCGACCATGCTCGACGGAATTTCAGAGTCCGGCGAGCGCGCTGCCCGAATCGTAAGCAACATGCTGGACTTCAGCCGCAAGAACGAATCCACCGGCACCGGTAGCCACAATGCCGCAGAACTGCTTGACGAGGCCCTGAAGCTGGCAACAAATGTCTACGACATGCAGCGGCAGTTCGATTTTCGGCGAATCCAGGTCGTGCGTGAATACGAAAGCGACCTGCCTGATGTGACATGCGATGGCAACGAAATCACCCAGGTTTTTCTCAACCTGTTGAAAAACGGGGCCGAAGCCATGGCCGAAAAAGAATACGGCGATGATAGTCCGACCTTCATCCTGCGGGCACGGACGGACAACGACCTGGTCCTAATCGAAATCGAAGACAACGGCCCGGGCATGCCGGAGCATGTCCGAAGACGGGTCATGGAACCGTTTTTCACCACCAAACCGGTGGGGCGAGGAACCGGCCTGGGCCTCTCGGTGTCCTATTTCATCGTAACGGACCTGCACAAGGGCAGCATGGAAGTCCGGTCGGAAGAAGGCCAATGGACACGGTTCATCATCGGGTTGCCCATTCAGCGTGAAGATGCTGCCTGA
- a CDS encoding FAD-dependent oxidoreductase produces the protein MAKKIHRIDGHEDGVRIESRILEERIQAAVRSGARKLEIDAMGQHGIGGRLWISKEEPISVTITGSPGQRVGSKGFPGTTIEVMGPVSDDVGWLNAGSEIVVHGNASNGACNAMAQGKVFIAGNIGSRGMTMTKTNPRFEAPELWILGSVGDYFAEFMAGGTAVVCGHEAQNPSNVLGYRPCVGMVGGRIFVRGPIDGFSQTDAVMEPIDDATWEWLTANLAEYLKKIKRIRLLKRLTKREEWQLIRAKTPFEKKGKTRRAMGDFRTNVWDAELGKGGMIGDLTDLDRSPIPLVVHGDLRRSVPVWENRKYMAPCQASCPTGIPVQQRWQLVRDGLMDEAMDLALAYTPFPATVCGYLCPNLCMEGCTRPTRQGMAPVDITKLGREGYKSKAPKLPELSGKRVAVIGGGPAGLSVAWQIRMKGHEAVVYDTAETLGGKITSSIPNTRVPKDVVEAEVKRAAEVLPHIHLQQELKTEEFEALKDEYDYIVLACGAQKPRVIPVPGHERIYPALTFLKDAKKGKAKIGKKVVIIGAGNVGCDVATVAASVGAEDITLIDIQEPASFGKERKEAEAVGAKFKWPCFTKEVTDKGVELQSGELLEADTVIMSIGDAPDVDFLPSNIALDRGHVVVNDDYQTTDSRIFAIGDIVRPGLLTHAIGHGRRAAEVIDDLFNNRRPLSDTRDMIDYARMTLEYFDPRVIEFSDANQCGSECSSCGSCRDCYICDTVCPQAAIIRKELPDGGFERVVDADKCIACGFCANSCPCGIWDMKTPAPLE, from the coding sequence ATGGCTAAGAAAATACATCGAATAGACGGTCACGAGGACGGCGTTCGCATCGAGTCGCGCATCCTCGAAGAGCGTATCCAGGCCGCCGTCCGCAGTGGCGCGCGTAAGCTCGAGATCGACGCCATGGGCCAACACGGCATCGGCGGCAGGCTCTGGATTTCCAAGGAAGAACCCATCTCGGTTACCATTACCGGTTCGCCGGGCCAGCGTGTGGGTTCCAAGGGGTTCCCCGGCACCACCATCGAAGTTATGGGCCCGGTGTCCGACGACGTCGGCTGGCTCAATGCCGGTTCCGAGATAGTGGTCCACGGCAACGCCAGCAACGGTGCCTGCAACGCCATGGCTCAGGGCAAGGTCTTCATCGCGGGCAACATCGGCTCGCGCGGTATGACCATGACCAAGACCAACCCGCGTTTCGAAGCGCCCGAGCTTTGGATTTTGGGCTCGGTGGGTGATTATTTTGCCGAGTTCATGGCTGGCGGCACCGCCGTGGTTTGCGGCCATGAGGCCCAGAATCCGAGTAACGTGCTCGGCTACCGCCCCTGCGTAGGCATGGTCGGCGGCCGTATCTTCGTGCGCGGTCCCATCGACGGCTTCTCCCAGACCGATGCGGTCATGGAGCCCATCGACGACGCCACGTGGGAATGGCTGACTGCCAATTTGGCGGAATACCTTAAAAAAATCAAACGTATCCGGTTGCTCAAGCGGCTCACCAAGCGTGAGGAATGGCAGCTTATCCGGGCTAAGACTCCTTTTGAGAAAAAGGGCAAAACCCGTCGCGCCATGGGCGATTTCCGGACCAATGTCTGGGACGCCGAGCTGGGCAAGGGCGGCATGATCGGCGATTTGACCGATCTGGACCGTTCCCCCATTCCGCTTGTCGTGCACGGCGATCTGCGCCGCAGTGTTCCCGTATGGGAAAACCGCAAGTACATGGCTCCGTGCCAGGCCTCCTGCCCCACGGGCATTCCCGTGCAGCAGCGATGGCAACTGGTACGTGACGGCCTGATGGATGAGGCCATGGACCTCGCCCTGGCCTACACGCCTTTCCCGGCCACTGTATGCGGCTATCTTTGCCCCAACCTGTGTATGGAGGGCTGCACCCGGCCCACCCGTCAGGGCATGGCTCCGGTGGATATCACCAAGCTGGGCAGGGAAGGCTATAAATCCAAGGCTCCCAAGCTGCCGGAATTGTCCGGCAAGCGTGTTGCCGTCATCGGCGGCGGCCCCGCCGGGCTCTCCGTGGCCTGGCAGATCCGCATGAAGGGACACGAGGCCGTGGTCTACGATACGGCCGAGACCCTGGGCGGCAAAATCACCTCCTCCATTCCCAACACCCGCGTGCCCAAGGACGTGGTCGAGGCCGAGGTGAAGCGCGCTGCCGAGGTGCTGCCGCACATTCACCTGCAGCAGGAGCTCAAGACCGAGGAATTCGAGGCGCTCAAGGACGAATACGATTACATCGTGCTCGCCTGTGGTGCCCAGAAGCCTCGCGTCATCCCGGTGCCCGGCCATGAGCGCATCTATCCGGCCCTGACGTTCCTCAAGGACGCCAAGAAGGGCAAGGCCAAGATCGGCAAGAAGGTTGTCATCATCGGTGCAGGTAACGTGGGCTGCGACGTGGCCACCGTAGCCGCTAGCGTCGGTGCCGAGGACATCACTCTCATTGACATCCAGGAACCCGCTTCCTTCGGCAAGGAACGAAAGGAAGCCGAGGCCGTGGGCGCCAAGTTCAAGTGGCCCTGCTTCACCAAGGAAGTTACGGACAAGGGCGTCGAGCTCCAGTCCGGCGAACTGCTGGAAGCGGATACGGTTATCATGTCCATCGGCGACGCCCCGGACGTGGACTTCCTGCCTTCCAACATCGCCCTGGATCGTGGTCATGTGGTTGTCAACGACGACTACCAGACCACCGATTCCCGGATCTTCGCCATCGGCGACATTGTTCGTCCCGGCCTGTTGACCCATGCCATCGGCCATGGCCGTCGCGCCGCTGAAGTCATCGACGATCTGTTCAACAACAGGCGTCCCCTGTCCGACACTCGCGACATGATCGACTACGCACGCATGACCCTCGAATACTTCGACCCGCGCGTCATCGAATTCAGTGACGCCAACCAGTGCGGTTCCGAGTGTTCTTCCTGCGGTTCCTGCCGTGACTGCTACATCTGCGACACGGTATGTCCGCAAGCGGCCATCATTCGCAAAGAACTGCCCGATGGCGGCTTCGAGCGTGTGGTGGATGCGGACAAGTGCATTGCCTGCGGCTTCTGCGCCAATTCCTGCCCTTGTGGCATTTGGGATATGAAGACTCCCGCGCCGCTGGAATAG
- a CDS encoding DUF190 domain-containing protein, with protein MEGFLLTFYTQQNRMHGDLQVANWILEEARQLGIRGATLATAREGFGHDGRFHSENYFDLEDRPQQVVMAVTEDECNHLLGRLEENGPRVFYTKSRIEFGFTGEPGAS; from the coding sequence ATGGAAGGATTTCTATTAACGTTCTATACTCAACAGAATCGTATGCATGGTGATCTTCAGGTCGCCAACTGGATTCTTGAAGAGGCGCGGCAACTGGGTATTCGAGGCGCGACATTGGCTACGGCCAGGGAGGGCTTCGGCCATGACGGCCGTTTTCATTCGGAGAATTATTTCGATTTGGAGGATCGCCCCCAACAGGTAGTCATGGCTGTCACCGAAGACGAATGCAATCATCTTCTCGGCAGATTGGAAGAAAACGGGCCGCGAGTCTTCTATACCAAGTCCAGAATCGAATTCGGATTCACAGGGGAGCCTGGCGCAAGCTGA
- a CDS encoding DUF554 domain-containing protein: MIGPIVNATALLAGSVVGALLGPKLNNNLRTSLPLVFGCTSMGIGMVMIIKVKFLAPVVLAIVVGTVLGELIRFEAGIQKLAGKARTLIEKLTTPAEGISQEEFLDKFVALLVLFSMSGMGIYGSMTEGMTGDPTLLIVKAILDFFTAPIFASTMGFTVGILVIPQIIVQGLLYLSASLIIPLISPDMLADFSCCGGIILLATGFRICGIKQFPIANMLPALLLVMPLSQAWAHFLG; this comes from the coding sequence ATGATTGGACCGATAGTCAATGCGACGGCGTTGCTCGCAGGCAGCGTTGTCGGGGCCTTGCTTGGCCCGAAACTGAATAACAACCTGCGTACCTCCCTACCCCTGGTTTTCGGCTGTACCTCCATGGGCATCGGGATGGTCATGATCATCAAGGTCAAATTCCTCGCTCCGGTGGTACTGGCCATTGTAGTGGGAACCGTGCTGGGCGAACTCATCCGCTTCGAGGCGGGCATCCAGAAGTTGGCAGGAAAGGCTCGTACCCTGATTGAAAAGCTCACCACTCCGGCTGAGGGGATTTCCCAGGAGGAGTTCCTGGACAAGTTCGTGGCACTGCTGGTGCTCTTCAGCATGAGCGGTATGGGCATTTATGGTTCCATGACCGAAGGTATGACCGGCGATCCGACCCTGCTAATCGTCAAAGCCATCCTTGATTTCTTCACTGCGCCGATTTTCGCCTCCACCATGGGCTTCACCGTCGGCATCCTGGTTATCCCACAGATAATAGTGCAGGGGCTTCTTTACCTGAGCGCTTCTCTGATCATTCCCCTGATCTCACCGGATATGCTCGCCGACTTCTCCTGCTGCGGCGGCATTATTCTTCTGGCTACGGGATTCCGTATCTGCGGCATCAAGCAGTTCCCCATAGCCAATATGCTGCCTGCGTTGCTGCTGGTCATGCCTTTGTCCCAAGCCTGGGCTCATTTTCTGGGTTAG
- a CDS encoding HD domain-containing protein, whose amino-acid sequence MKSIHQRIWVAALPFQAKRDDEGHAEVTLAYAIRLLELEQGDADVVIPAIILHDTGWSSLSREERMSIFASTATAENKRAVRLRHEEAGAEIAATILSAQGYPARLTEEIVEIISGHDTRPGFLSQNDGLTRDADKLWRFSATGFEADVARYAIPPQTRITALADLICKPDFFYCESARHIAREELALRNQGLEPVPDDTTHAFGVVPPSVPAP is encoded by the coding sequence ATGAAATCCATTCACCAACGCATCTGGGTCGCCGCCCTGCCCTTCCAGGCGAAGAGGGACGACGAAGGGCACGCAGAAGTAACGCTCGCCTACGCGATCCGGTTGCTCGAACTGGAACAAGGTGACGCAGATGTGGTCATCCCGGCCATCATCCTGCACGATACAGGGTGGAGCAGCCTGAGCAGGGAGGAACGCATGTCCATCTTTGCGTCCACCGCCACAGCCGAAAACAAACGGGCCGTCCGGCTCCGTCACGAGGAGGCTGGAGCTGAGATCGCGGCGACCATCCTGTCTGCCCAAGGTTATCCCGCAAGGCTCACTGAAGAGATCGTCGAAATCATATCCGGGCACGACACCAGACCCGGATTCCTTTCGCAAAACGACGGCTTGACCCGAGACGCGGACAAGCTTTGGCGGTTTTCGGCCACCGGCTTCGAGGCTGATGTGGCCCGCTACGCCATCCCGCCGCAGACCCGCATCACGGCCCTGGCCGACCTCATCTGCAAGCCGGATTTCTTTTACTGTGAGTCGGCGCGACATATCGCACGTGAAGAACTGGCGCTGCGCAACCAGGGCCTGGAGCCCGTCCCGGACGACACAACGCACGCCTTCGGCGTCGTGCCGCCATCTGTTCCGGCTCCCTGA
- a CDS encoding NifB/NifX family molybdenum-iron cluster-binding protein, which translates to MKIALPSNKPYLNGNVSNTLGAAVHLVVVESEDMSFEVLTPPSEKGPGAGIAVMSLAVEAGAKVMLAGHVAPHIAAGLEKLGIEVVTGVTGNVEQAVREYLEADPSQEQNKPESQEPPNRWPEAAKKGLRQFHALLPRLIGIILLLGLLKGFVSQEGMLSLFPDKPFLDALWGGVLGSILVGNPVNSYVIGESLLKAGVNLTGPLALMMAWVTVGLVQLPMEAESLGMRFAVVRNLIGFIMAVLLSFAMGSWMRGVL; encoded by the coding sequence GTGAAAATCGCCCTCCCAAGTAACAAGCCCTATCTCAACGGAAATGTGAGCAACACGCTCGGCGCTGCCGTCCACCTGGTAGTTGTGGAATCGGAAGACATGTCTTTCGAAGTATTGACGCCCCCTTCCGAGAAAGGACCCGGAGCCGGGATCGCAGTGATGTCGCTTGCGGTGGAAGCCGGCGCCAAGGTGATGCTGGCGGGCCATGTGGCCCCGCATATTGCCGCCGGCCTGGAGAAACTGGGCATTGAGGTGGTCACGGGCGTTACCGGCAATGTGGAACAGGCCGTAAGAGAATACCTGGAGGCCGATCCATCACAGGAGCAAAACAAACCGGAATCTCAGGAGCCGCCGAACCGATGGCCAGAGGCCGCGAAAAAGGGGCTGCGCCAGTTTCACGCCCTGCTGCCGCGTCTTATCGGCATCATTTTGCTACTTGGGCTGCTTAAAGGATTCGTCAGCCAAGAGGGGATGCTTTCCCTGTTTCCTGACAAGCCCTTCCTGGATGCCCTTTGGGGTGGAGTTCTGGGCAGTATACTGGTTGGCAATCCGGTCAACAGTTACGTCATCGGCGAGAGTCTGCTCAAGGCGGGCGTGAATCTGACCGGCCCCCTGGCCCTGATGATGGCCTGGGTTACCGTAGGCCTGGTTCAACTGCCGATGGAGGCCGAGAGCCTCGGCATGCGATTCGCAGTGGTGCGCAACCTGATCGGATTCATCATGGCCGTCCTGCTGTCTTTTGCCATGGGCTCATGGATGAGAGGGGTGCTGTGA
- a CDS encoding helix-turn-helix transcriptional regulator, which produces MDLNELFRPVLDAIGIIDGRLACLEERLGSSPSHSGYLTTHEAAEFLSLSPQTLELWRHNSEGPRYVKLGRAVRYAVADLIEYMERNQIMEG; this is translated from the coding sequence ATGGATTTGAACGAGTTATTCCGCCCTGTTCTTGACGCCATCGGAATCATTGATGGTCGTCTTGCCTGCCTTGAGGAAAGATTAGGTTCCTCACCCAGTCATTCTGGCTATTTAACTACACACGAAGCTGCTGAATTTCTCAGCCTTTCACCGCAGACTCTCGAATTATGGAGACACAATTCGGAAGGTCCTCGCTACGTCAAGTTAGGGAGAGCTGTTCGGTACGCTGTGGCTGATTTGATCGAATACATGGAACGTAATCAGATCATGGAGGGGTAG
- a CDS encoding tyrosine-type recombinase/integrase encodes MPTKLTQGIVNKARGTYPAGKQLYDSEVSGLRLVIGKKSASFKLVTDQWVNGRKVRAISVTLGRSDELSLKEARHRAIENKLAVRRGENPNLKPVARMTLKDSWEDYRQSRGKELSPETLTWYERKLLGPLKALMNRPLSEIGRSEVRTLHQKMTETTGPYGANGAMRVLKLLYNHASAVEDLPPNPVSRAVRMNKEKARDWALSHDEIRDLWERIENNDDRIRAECWALMLSTGLRSMSARSARWEHLSEEGVLHVPTPKGGADRAYDLPIPKGMYERLMSLKSLCAPLASPFIFPSPNSKHGFVNIRREESMPYSPHQARHTFRNLAVEAGVDFTTTALVMNHKVPHVSFSYISRSHLMGELLHAVEAVWEKINDISS; translated from the coding sequence ATGCCAACGAAACTTACTCAGGGTATCGTTAACAAGGCTAGAGGTACATACCCAGCTGGCAAGCAACTTTATGACAGTGAGGTTAGTGGCCTCAGGTTGGTTATTGGAAAGAAGTCAGCTTCATTTAAGCTGGTCACAGACCAATGGGTCAATGGGCGCAAGGTAAGGGCCATCTCCGTCACCCTTGGCCGCTCAGATGAGCTTAGTCTCAAAGAAGCTCGTCATCGAGCTATCGAAAATAAGCTTGCCGTCAGAAGAGGGGAGAATCCAAACCTCAAGCCTGTAGCTCGAATGACTCTCAAAGATTCTTGGGAGGACTATCGACAATCGCGAGGAAAGGAACTCAGTCCAGAAACTCTCACTTGGTATGAGAGGAAGCTCCTCGGGCCGTTAAAGGCTTTAATGAATCGACCTCTCTCAGAAATTGGGCGTTCTGAGGTCAGAACTTTACACCAGAAGATGACCGAGACAACGGGGCCTTATGGGGCGAATGGAGCAATGAGGGTTCTCAAGCTTCTCTACAACCACGCTTCCGCAGTCGAAGACCTGCCGCCGAACCCTGTATCCAGAGCTGTCAGGATGAATAAGGAAAAGGCTCGAGATTGGGCTCTTTCACATGATGAAATTAGAGACCTGTGGGAGCGCATCGAAAATAATGATGATCGAATTCGAGCTGAGTGTTGGGCGCTGATGCTCTCGACGGGGCTACGATCCATGAGTGCCCGTTCTGCGAGGTGGGAGCATCTTTCCGAAGAAGGTGTTCTTCATGTGCCCACACCAAAAGGTGGAGCTGATAGAGCCTATGACCTTCCAATACCTAAAGGAATGTATGAGAGGTTGATGAGTCTGAAATCCCTCTGCGCTCCATTGGCTTCCCCTTTTATTTTCCCTTCGCCGAATTCAAAGCACGGCTTTGTAAATATCCGCCGCGAAGAGTCTATGCCTTACTCTCCGCACCAAGCTCGGCATACTTTCAGGAATTTGGCAGTTGAGGCTGGGGTCGATTTTACCACTACCGCATTGGTTATGAACCACAAGGTCCCTCATGTGTCTTTCAGCTACATTTCTCGCAGCCATCTTATGGGTGAATTACTGCATGCGGTTGAAGCTGTGTGGGAAAAAATAAATGATATCAGCTCATAA